The DNA window TACAGAAGTAACAAAAATCTAACtttaagaatttaatattttgaaaaaaaacatataatatataaaagtatGGAACCGAAAATATAAGTGATTTATGATGCAAAtattctaaaaatatatattatttatgagaatgctaaaataCATCACTCTTCTacttttaattaagttttgagtctaatataataacttttagagagTATTACTAATCAATTATAAGAAAACACGTATAAAAAAATGTTAGGGATCATTGCTACCCAATAACAAGGTTCATTATTTATTTACGAGTTTTTTGcagctaattttttttaattatcattCTACGCATACTTAACCTTACAAACTCAAATTTTGATAGTAAAACTCTCAAAACTACAGAGTTGTTAGCAAATTTaaggtattatttattttttacagttAATTGCCAACATGAACTGCTTATGTGTACACTCTTACACATGTAGCAAGTTTATATTTAtacacttaatattattatttaaaaataattaaaaaaatattttattttttattttatacaaatttatttaattttaaaataattttgaactaataatataaagttcaccaaaaactatttatttataacaAGATGAAGATGTAATAACATGATaagtattattttgaaaaattattaattaaataataagtatattatatatatttttgaaagaaattaataataagtatatatatatagaagaaaGCATTGAggggaaagaagaagaagattcgAAGAAGAGGATCTCTTCTTCTCAACTCAACTCAGCTCAGGTcagttctctctctctttattctttttttctatTCTCCGATTGATTtcttttttgaataatatcctaATAATCGCAGCAAGGTAGGCAGCCATGGCGTCCAAGCGGATCTTGAAAGAGCTCAAGGATCTTCAAAAGGATCCTCCTACCTCTTGCAGCGCTGGTTCGttcaatttcttttaaattatTTCGTGATCGGATTTTACTGTGTGTGATTTAGGGTCCAGTACTGTGTGTGTTTTTGTATCtgcatgttgatgatattgATTGTTGTTGCCctagattttctttttcatttgagtttttgtgtattttgatgATAGAATTGAATGCAAGAACGAGATATAAGAATTCAGCTGAGTAAAGCCTAGCCTAGCTAATTGCCCCAAATTCTTTGCCTGGATCGTAGGATATTATTATACATTGTCTCACATCTCACTTAGTCAAAAAAACCTAATCAGAAGTGCCCGTAAATTTCGTTTTTGGACAGATTATAAATAtgacaaaataaaatgtatAGAAAAACATTTGGGGCTTGATTGAATTCCCTTCAATTTTTtgtctaaaataaattttacaatgAAAGAAATATTGTCTTTGTTTTTcacttttttaaattaaaaaaaaaatgcttgatttttttttttttctttttctaaattatGTACTCGTGTTTATGCATATTATAGATTTTTTAATACATCTTTTTTGATTattttgctaattatttatatgtAAGCAAAAAACATAAATCAATGATGAGTCCAAGCAATCCCTTTgacatagttttttttttattttttgtatagtatGTACTAGTTATTTCACTTATAATTAGATcctaaaaactatttttagCTTTGAAGTCCCTAACATTTTATATTACCTTTCTCATCCTTTATTTTCGTCAATGTTACACTTTTTGTACTTGATGTGACTAGGGTTTATTCAATCTTAATAAGTTCGAAATTGCCTCATACACTAGTTTGTGCCTTTTTGGCAACTTGACTTCTAATGTAAAATTTCATTTTGAATGCTTAGTTGTTAATACTTGAAGGAACGGAGAAAAAATGAGTTTATTTGGTATTGCCCTAAATTTTTAGTATTGAAATAAACTGGCTTTAAACTAGCTAGTAGCCATGTGTGAAAAGTGTAACTATTGATAGAAAAAACTAACGGAATGAGGTTTTTTAGAATCTaagttataaatttaaaaagtggttaattttgatttttgtccactgaactttgacatgtaccaagtTATGTCCCTTGAACTTTTCAGGTCGTTAAAATTCCttccgaactattgagattgttagatttagaaatttttgtctaattttactaaaaatttaaGGGACACAATTTTGTACTTTTGAAAGTTTAGGGGAGCATGGTgtagtagatatcaaagtttgggggtAGGATTTAGTATATGGATAATTgtcatattagtaaaattgaataaaattgaacagaagtccttaaatctaacaatttcaatagttaaGGGAAATTTTTAATGGCCTAAAAAGTTCAgaggacatgatttagtacatgtcaaagttcaggagaaaaaaatcctaattagccttaaaaAGTTAAGGAAATGCTAAAGAAATTGCTTTCCAGGACCTAAGTGTAATAAGTGGTAATTGATAGGGGTACAACTGCAACAAACAACCTAATTATATTGTTAATATAATAGTTATACGTTTTGTTTGTTATTAATAATGCTTAATGGTTGTTAGTTTGTTGAATTGATTGCTGGGAATACCAAAACACAAAATTTACAGTCACACTTTCACTAGGTGTTTTGTCATTGctatttttcttgattttatttttctatgaattatgatttatatatttgtatatttgaTTTCGTTGTTCTTTAATTTTAAACTATATTTAGAGTTGCATTATAATGATGACACGGATTATGAAATAGAACTGTTCCTTTGTGTTGTAACATGTGGAGGATACTGAAATATAATTTTGTACAAAATCAGAACTTTCTAATATAGGGCCTCTTGACAAAAGAATTTCTCAGTTTATAAGTTTACTGGAAGTTCAAGTTCGGACCATCAACAGTTTATAGGCAGAACAAGctaaaattacaatttaaaaaTCATGTTTTTGGTTATAGCGCCATGGTACTATATTTTTCAAGTCATATGAATCTCTTACTGTAGCGACTCAAAGCTAATAGGATTCTGTTTGTGCAGAACCTCGTTTTCACTGCACTTGGTTGTTGCACATTATAGCATTTGGTCTCATGCCAAACAATGTGTTTGATTTTATAATGGACTACAGTGAATTGCTGATTTTTCCAATGCAAAATATAGAATATTTGCATCATTGCTGTGTTGAACTGTCAATCATtgtatcttttttcttttatgaacTAGTAAAGTACACTACAGTCTCTTTGTTCTCgctatttctttttaatttaatgCTTATAGTTGCTGTTTTATGATTTGAATTTAGCCTGTCCCTGtgcttaatttaaaaatagatattttctaTGCTGTGTGTAGACACAAATGTTGATATTTTGTTTAGGAATGTTTAATCTCATATGCCAAAGTTGATTGTGCTCGTTCATGTTTAGGCCCAGTAGCCGAAGACATGTTTCATTGGCAAGCAACAATTATGGGTCCACCAGACAGCCCATATGCGGGTGGAGTGTTTCTTGTCACTATTCATTTTCCTCCAGACTATCCATTTAAACCACCAAAGGTACTTAAATTATGCTTTACTCTTTTTACCGTTTCAAGGGACAAATCAATGATATCTTTTGATTATTCGTTTTTCCTTTTTGTACTTTTTTCCTTCCCACACGCACACCAAGGTTTTTCTTATCGCCATATCCTGGTCCTAGGATGATTTTTATTATCTTGCATGGAATTTGTAACTACAACTGTTCTTGAGGAGAAAGTTGAGTAGTATAGGCCTTGAATTCCTCAACTGTAGTGGAAATTACTAGTGTATAAGGGTCAATAACTGTAAATGAAAGTCTGATAAAAAGATAATAGTGTTGTATCTGAAGTCTGCAGATAACAAATTCTATGAGAAGATACTTTAAATTTCGAGTAGGAATATTGTGTTTTTTAAACACGTGACTTTGTTAATCTGGCGATTCTCTGGAGATGTTTTTTGCAGGTTGCATTCAGAACAAAGGTCTTTCACCCTAATATCAACAGCAATGGTAGTATCTGTCTCGATATACTGAAGGAGCAGTGGAGCCCTGCCTTAACCATATCCAAGGTAAAATTTCTGTCACAAGCACTTGAAACTTTATGGCACCACACAATTGTGAGTTTGGATTGGTCCCACAGTTTCATGGCTAAAGAGAAATAATGAGTTTGCATTGCCCCACATTCCCTGATTGTTCCAAGTACAAATCTGCTCCAATTCAGTGTATATAGGTTTTAAGTCATTTAAAGTTTACAAATGTCTCTATGTCCTCATTCTAAACTCAAGATTGTATTAATGGTTGGACCATCACATTCACGTGTTCCTTCATTTATTACAGAAAAACTTGGAAATAAGTCTATCCACTAGCTCAATTTGTTGTCATTTTTAGCTGAAGCTATCTTACACATATCACGAGTCACGAAAGTTATTATGCTATGCACAAGAAACAGACTTTTTGGTACTACCAAATGCTAAATTATACCTTTGAATTTTCAGGTATTGCTTTCAATTTGCTCGTTGCTGACCGATCCCAATCCGGATGACCCGTTGGTGCCCGAGATCGCCCATATGTACAAGACTGATAGGAATAAGTATGAGACAACTGCAAGAAGCTGGACTCAGAAGTATGCTATGGGTTAGTATATGCTCTCTGCTAAAGCTGTGTCTTTAAGTGGGGGCAATGCTTTCTTCTAATTAAACATTTATGGAAGAAATATGATCTGTTCTTCTTATTAAGTGGGAAAATAGATTCTGATGAATTCTACCCTTCTTTGAACACAGCTCTATTAATCCATTTTGTATGATAaatattgtcttttaaatttgaatatcattCTCCCTAAAAAAACTGAGACAATATGTCACTTTCATGTTTACTATGCCAAATTGTTTAAAGAATATGTAAAAGTTAATATAATCttcatgttatatatatttcaaatacTATACCCTTTGAACGAGTTGTCATTGTCACAAGTTTGACAACTTTAAAcagattatttcaaaaatacacaaaaaaaaaaaaattataaaaatatggttttacaaaattttaaatatttttaagatCATAAAATAcggtttatgatttttttttttggttgtttttgtaatttttttttctgaaaattataaaaatataaaaaataaatctttgaaatggtataaatttttctactaaaatagtattttatgtaaatttctGAACTTTAAAACT is part of the Cannabis sativa cultivar Pink pepper isolate KNU-18-1 chromosome 5, ASM2916894v1, whole genome shotgun sequence genome and encodes:
- the LOC115716169 gene encoding ubiquitin-conjugating enzyme E2 10, translated to MASKRILKELKDLQKDPPTSCSAGPVAEDMFHWQATIMGPPDSPYAGGVFLVTIHFPPDYPFKPPKVAFRTKVFHPNINSNGSICLDILKEQWSPALTISKVLLSICSLLTDPNPDDPLVPEIAHMYKTDRNKYETTARSWTQKYAMG